The following DNA comes from Nitrospira sp..
CGGTGGGAACCAAGATTGGGCTCTTTGAGTCGGCCAATGAAGGAACGCTCTTTCTCGACGAGATCGGTGAGCTAGGCCAGGGGTTGCAAGTGAAGCTGTTACGGGTGATGCAAGACCAGGAAGTTCGCCGAGTCGGAGGCACCACCTCCACCAGAGTCGATGTTCGCATCATTGCCGCAACCAACCGGGATCTTGAACAGCTCGTGAAAGAAGGAAAGTTTAGGAATGACCTCTTCTATCGGTTGGAAGTCGTTCCCATTACGCTGCCGTCATTGGTTGAACGGCGGGAAGATATCCCAATGCTGGTCCATCATTTTTTGCAGAAGTGTTCTGCGGGGATGGAACATGCGGTGTGTGGGGTTCTACCGGAAACGATGGCACTCTTGATCGACTATCGGTGGCCGGGCAACGTGCGAGAGCTTGAAAATGTGATTGAGCGGGCTGTGTCGTTGAGTCATGGCCCCGTCCTGACGCCGGAAGACTTGCCGAAAGGGATTCGGCAAGGAGCGTTGACAGAAAGCAAGACGCGGCTTCCCACCAGTTCTCACGATGAGGCCTCCCTGACCCTGGAGGAAGTAGAGAAGAGGCACCTCATTCGCGTACTCAAAGAAACAAATAAAAATAAGGTGAAGGCGGCAAAAGTACTTGGAATAGACAGACGCACCCTCTATCGAATGGCCGAACGCTTTGGCCTCGATCTAGGAGAGGAGGCTGAAGGAACAGAGGAGAAAGAACCGACCTAGTTAGTTCTTTGCCCCGTAAAACGTCTCCGTCGTGTAGGTGCTCGGAACGATTTTCAACTCGTTCTTGATGAGACGAAGCTTGTTTTCTGCGCTTTGAGGAACCTGTGGTTCTGTAGGTCCCCAACCGTCGAACATGGTTTGTTTACCCTCCGACGACACTTGGAGGTGCAGTCTGGTGGTCTGGTCTGTTTCTGGAGTCACGGAGGCTTCTGCACGGCTCCTGACAACCCCAAACCGACCTCTCACGAGCCAATCCCAAATGCTGGGCTGCTCGCCACGGTAGCCGGTGTCAAGCTGAGCACCGTCCTTCCACTCTACATCATAGTTGTCGTCTTTGAGGACTTTTGAGACCGCAGCTCTGACCTGATCCGCCGGGGCTGGTAACGTCACATCGACGACATCTGGTTCGACAGGGCGCTGAACACTGCTACATCCAAAGGCAAATACGGTGAGGGCGACAATGGCGAGACAGTCCTTTCGGATCATTTTGTTCTGGCCTCCTTCAGACGGTAGACGAGATGGGTATCAGTTTGCGTCACTCCATCTATACGATGGATACGGCTCAAAACCAATTGGGTCAGGGCGTCCTGGTCGGGAATGTCTACGATAGCGATAATATCAGGCTTACCCCAACAAGGATCGATCGTTTTGATCTCTTTAATGTCCTTGAGAGCATTAACAACTGCCGATGTCTGCCCAGGCTGCACATTAATCAGCACATAAGCCCGATCCGACATAGAACAATCTCCGGGAGCCGGACCGTGAATCGTATACGGGATCGCCCCGGAAGTGGGCTGCTTTATAGCAAAGTCAGTCTGGCCTGTCAATACAGGTTTAGCTTTGCCGGGTTTTGAAGGGAATGTGGAAGGCGGGACCGCTTTTAAGTTTGATTTTGCCATGATCTTCACTTTGGCGCAACAAGCACTTCGACCCGGCAGTGCTCGCTGACGCTGGTTAGGGTGGTCTCCAGTCGCTTCGGGCTCCCGATGCGACCTTCTGGGTCGTACATGAAACAAAACAAGGTTGAGCCTCGCCCCTGGGCTCGGTAATAGGCAGAGTCCGCTGTGACCTGATCGGCCAGTTCCTTCGCGCTCAATCCAGATCGAGTTTTCTTGGCGACGACCGCGATTTGATCCCTATTGATGAGGAGCATCGTCCGTGGCGTACCCTCGGTATATGGTGGGGTCCACTCCTCGGTGGCCACCTCGTCGAACTCCATCTTCAGCAATGCGCACAAGAGGTCCTGCACGTCATGATCGTCCTCAATCTCAAGCGTCGGCCGATAGTCGCGGCGAAGGCGTAGTTGGCGGGCGACGGAATGGAGGCGCAAACAGACTTTCCGCACGAGCTGGAGCGGATCTTGGTCCACCTCGGGTTCCATCGAACGGGGGGGTGGGCCGGTTGGGCCAGTCGAGCTTCTGTCAGGCGATGGGTCCTGAGGCGTGGACGCGAGAGAAAAATGGGTCTCGGCGCGTGTCGGAGGACTTGGTGCTGGTACCGTGACAGTCGGCTGGGACGACATCGTTGAGACTGGTTGTGTCGGTATGGGATCAGGTGGTGCCGACGCCACCTCCACTGGTGGGGTGGGCATCGAGAGCGTCGGTTGGGCAGCCGGAGGTGGTGCCGGTGCGGGTAACGGAGAGGACGTTGGTGTAATACTCGAAGAGGCAACAGGGGCAATCGGCATTGTTGTTGGTGTCGACGGAGGGACTGGTGTCGGCGTGGGGGGTGGTGCCGATACCGGCTCTATCGGTGCGGTGTGATTCGGTATCGGAGTTGGCGTAAACGCGTTTGGGTCGGCTGGTTGCGAATGAGATATCGGGGCGGCTGGTGCACTTGATGGTCCTGCATCTTTGAGCAGGGCTGTTGCGAATGTGGCCGGCGGAGCGGCCTGCGTGGGAACAGGTGGCGTAGGTGGGACCAGCGCCATCCGTGCGGTGTTGTTGAGAGGCGCCTCAGGCGGTAGGTCAGGCTTGGGTGCCGGCTTCAGTCCTTGGAGCTCAAGTTTCCGGTCCTCAAGGGTGTGGATCAGACCCGTTATGACTGCGAGGCTTCGAGCGACGTCGGCCTTGTCCGCCGTCCGAATTTTGAAATTCCGGTGTGTTTGAAATTCTTGGGAACGTTCGCCGAAGGTCTGTCGCAGGCACTCACGAAATTGCAGCTCAGCTTTACTTTGGGCGGCATCGCGATAGGGGAATCCCTCTTGGCTGATGTCGTGAATCGTGGCGACAACCTCTTGGAATTTTGTGATTCCAAGCGTGATCTCTTCGAGTGGAGATGTTTTCGGTCGGGATCGTTGTTGTTCCGCCGCGCGCGCTCGAGCCATGGGTATGTGAAAAAAGTCTAACTGAGGGTCAGGGACCTGGCAAGAAAACAACGGGTTTTGACGAGGAGCGCGATGGCATCATGCCTCGACTCGTGAGTGGAAGCGTGATCGTAATGGGCGCGAAGTACTGGCTTGTTGAAGCAGCGGTCCTTTTTTTAAGAACACGCGATTCAGGTTCCTCATTGCGCGGGACTTTGGGACAGCGTCAGCCGGTCCTCGAGCTAGAGTCACGAAGCGGAGTCAGACTCCCATCGCATGGTCAACTCGAAGCACAAGCCGGTCATGGTCTCTGTTTGAGGATCCTTCTCCCACACCAGCCCGGCTGGTCTTATCCAAGACTGTGTCGTAGTGGAACGCGGCCAGTACTGCGAACGGTTGTGAAGAAGAGTTATGGGTTGTGCCAGTCCCGGATGACCTCGGCGAGCAACTCGTCTGTCATCGGCGGCGGGGTGTCGGAGCTGCTCCTTGCCATATAGCCGAGGAGGCACATTCCCGCGGCCAATGCCGTCATCCCCATCGTTTTGGGCCCCGGGAGGTGCATGAAGCTCCGTCAGGTGAGTTCGGTCACGTAGGCTTCTCAGGTGCTGAACTGGGCCAGAGAAATAGGATGGCCGCGACGACCACGTAGGCTATCGAGATATACCATAAGGACTCGAACTCAACCGACGCGGCAAAAAAAACCACCTCCGAAATCGCGGCGCCGACGATCAACATGAGTAATCCAAGCCAATTGAACCAACGCATCCTCATGCATGGCCCCCTTTGGTTGATAGTGCTTGTGTGGGTGAGTAGGGATTGTAGGCAATCGCCAAGGGAAATGGCTAGAGGGGCCTACTCCATCGAGAGCTCTCTACACATGGGACGGTATGGAATAGAGGATCGCCAACAACGTGAACCGAGCAAAGAATGGGGTAGGGTAGATGAAACCGCCGGAGCAAGTTGCGTTGGACGACGAGGGTGACAGGTGAGGTTGACCTACCACCGCAATGAAGAGCGGTTTTGACGGATGAGGCGTCGGGTCACACGACGTGCGGTATAAAAATAACAAAGACACTGAAGGGTTTTATCCGCGCGCCCAGTTAAGATTCGACGATGAAAAGCGCGCGGGACAAGCGAGCTTGGTTTGGTGCCCCCGATACGAATTGAACGTACGACCCGCGGTTTAGGAAACCGCTGCTCTATCCAACTGAGCTACGGGGGCAAGGCCAAATTTCAATGACTTACACTTCTACAGACTCTCGGTCTTCGGGTCAAGTGTTCCCGGCGTGTTCTCTTGAAGGTATTTTTGGACTTTCAGCGCTGCCTGAACTAAATCGCGTTCCTCAATCGCATTATAGCGCTTCCACATCTTCTCAGACTTATGACCCACGATTTTCATCGCGGTTGCTGTGTCTACTCCAGCTCGTCGCAAATTGGTAGATGCACAATGTCGAAGATCATGAAACCTAAAGTCTGTAATTCCAGCAGCTTTCAAGGTTGTGCGAAAAGATCGGCTGATGCGTTGGATGGGTTTGCCTCTGAACGTGAAAACATGACGTGTGGAAAGTGAACGGATTTTCGATAGGCGTTGAAGAGCCACTCGTACGTCCGGAGTCATTGGGACTTGGCGAGGCTTCTTAGTCTTTGTATCCTGACTACGGAGTTTAATAAAACCCCGCTTGAGATCAACACGGTCCCATGTCAGTCCGATAATCTCACCAAATCGCTGGCCCAACTGATAGGCGAGTAATAAGATAGGCTTTAGATGTCCCTTTGCGACACCGTAGAGTTTGCTCCATTCTTCTTCAGTCAAGACCCTGTCTCTGGTATTCTGTGGATCGGGAAGTGGAACTCTGCTAGCGGAGTTGACCTGTAAGAGTCCTCTTCTGATTGCCACGTTCAAACAATGTTTGAGTACAACATGGTCATTGTTAACAGTCTGGACGGTGGGCTTTGTTCCATCCTTCTTCGTACGTTGTGCTCGGAAGGCTTCGACATCATGAGGCCTAATCTCCGTTAAGACCTTTCCACCGAAGTAAGGGATCAGCTGCCGTTCCATGATTTCGAGTCGATCTTGATAGCTGCGGAGCGTCTTGACTGATTCGAGCTCCAGGTAAGCGGTTGCCCATTCCTTGAAGAGGATGGGCTTGGCCTGTTCGGTTTTCTCGCGGCCCAGGAGTAATCGTGTTTTGATCGCGGCTTCCATCTCGCGAGCGGCCGTCTTATTCAGACACCCTACTTTCCATCGCTTCTTTTTAGCACCGGGTACGCCACTTGCCAGGCTCCACGATTTGCCGTCCTCACTTTCGATCACACGGAACTCTACATAGTAACTATCGCGCCGCTTGGTTAGTCCCATGGCTTTCTCTCCGTGGTGTGATCGTGTGCTGATCGATCCATGCGTCCAGCTGAGTCTGTTTAAACTTCACAAGGCGCCCAATTTTGACGTAACCCAGTTTTCTCGTAGAGACCCATCCGTACAGAGTCAATTTTGAGATACCTAAATACTTCGCGGCTTCATCCATTGTCAAAAGATGGTTCATGGAGCTCTAGACTGACCTTTCCTTTATGCTCTACCAAGTGAGGTCGAGTGAGCCGACACACACCTTCATACAAATTTTAGAAGTGGCACTTATGAGAGAGTTCGGAAGTTTTGACCATACCGACAAGGTAGGGGAGGCGGCTCAAAGGAAGGAACTGCAATGTCTGATACGCCCGCGTGAACAGAGACCCCTAAGCATTTCATATATTTCGTTTATTGCGTTTATTTCGATTGACTGCTATACTTCCTAGCAAGAGAGAGGAGTGAAGCCATGACAACTTTGACCAGAGAACCAATTGTGCCGACCGCTGAGGATGCAGCGCTCGCGAAAAAAGCGCTACAAGCGCTCGCATCGCATCCAGACCCATTCATAGATCTCCACTTTCAGATTATTCAGAAGCGGAAGACGCCTGAGCGTCTATTGTTGCCTCCTTCGGCTGTGCAACTCCTATTCACCATCCTTGACGAAATGTCGGCGGGTAATGCTGTCACACTGATTCCGGTTCATGCCGAACTCACGACGCAAGAGGCCGCTGATGTGTTAAATGTGTCGCGTCCGTTCCTCGTGCATCTGTTAGACGAGCAGAAAATCCCCTACCGCAAGGTTGGCACCCACCGGCGCATTCTCTTCGCGGATCTCATGCGCTACAAACATCAGATCGATGCGGACCGTCGTGGTGTCCTCGATCAACTGACTCAAGATTCGCAAGCGCTGAAGATGGGCTATTGAATGTGGCCACCTTCACTGCGCTCTACGATGCGTGCGTCCTGTATCCAGCTCCTCTTCGAGATCTACTCCTTGAACTAGCTGTAACGGATCTGTTTCGCGCCAAATGGTCCTCGCAGATTCATGACGAGTGGATGCGGGCGGTACTTGAGCATCGATCAGATCTCACCGTCGCGCAGCTCCGGCGCACGAGAGACCTTATGGACGAGCATGCTCGCGACTGCCTCGTCGTGGATTTTGAGGAGTTGATTCCGTCCCTCACCCTACCAGACTCGAATGATCGGCATGTCCTGGCAGCAGCCATTCGCGGGAGGGCCGACGTCATCGTCACTTATAATCTCACGGACTTTCCCGATAAGGAACTCCAGAAATACGGCATCACGCCCCAACATCCCGATGAATTTCTACTGCACCTTTTCAATCTGGCACCGAGTATCGTCTGCGCTGCTGCAAGAACGCATCGGGCAAGGCTCAAAAATCCTCCCAAGACCACGGTCGAATACATCGAGACGCTTGAACGCCAGTTCTTGACACAATTCGTGGCGGCCCTTCGTCCCTATGCCGTTCGTCTTTGATCTGCCCCTCTCTTGCATCGGAATGTTCGTGCTTCCCCGGCAAGCTCGCGAGAGTCGTTCAGCCTGCCGCTTGATTCAGCAAACATAAGACGCCTAGTTGCGTTGCCTGCTGGACGACAGCCGCGTCAAACTCGAGGCCGATCCGTTATGCGCCATTCACATCGACAAGCGAGCGAGCGTGGGTCATTAGGTGAACACAGGGACCTATATGCCTCGAGTCCATGTTTTGATCGTGCTGTGCTCTCCGTATGTGTGAACCGGCTTGGGGATTGTTGCCTGTGTGCATCCGGCCTTCGCTCTGGCTTTCCTCCAGCGGGCTGCGTCGATCATGCCCGCGGGCCGCCTCTGAGGCAGCTCTCTTACGCGGGCATTCCTCCGCATTGCGCCCGCCGGCTCGCCAAGATGCCGCAGCCTCTCTGTCTCCTTTGTCGTCGCTGTGTGGCCTCCACGCCTAGTGAGAGGCCAACACATCAACTCAAACCAAAGGAGACAACACATGGCAACTCATGACAAAAAATCCAAGCCGGTCACCACCCTTCGATGCAGCCGCATCAAGGCGACCATCTGGAAGAACGAGGGCATGAACGGCCCGTTCTATAACGTGACCGTCGCCCGCTCGTACAAGAGCCAGGATGGAGTCTGGAAGAATTCGGAATCCTTCGGCCTGGCGGATCTAGACGCGCTCGTGGCTGTTGCCCAGCAGGCGAAACTCTGGGTCATTGAGCGGTCGGATCGCTGATCGTCGCGGGAAGCCTCCGGCCCTCGCGCCGGGGGCTTCCTGTACCCAAAGAAAGGAAACAGGACGATGACCAGTTATCAGGAATTTGCGACGCGTCTCGATCAGTTGCGCGGCGGCCTCCAAGCCGTCCGCATCACGGTGTTTCACTACATGCCCCTCTCGGTCGAGGAGATTGGATACAGTGAGGAGGGATACCGACTAGTGTCTCTCTGTCATTATGGTAAACAGAACGGCGATCTGATGCGCGATCCCGCTATGGGGTTCTTGTTTCACAATTGTCAAGATGATATGGCTGCCGACCCCATTTCGTTCAGGAACGATTATCTGGGACTCTCGCAAGAAGTTTATCGGTATAACGAAGCGGGTAGGCGCACTCACGTGTTTCCCACAGTAAAACAGGAATTGAAGAAGTTTACCAAGATCTGGTTTGCCACGCACAGAGATCAGGGATTCTTTCGGGACACCGTAATTCGCGAAATTGTGTCGCTGTGATCTCGTCAACGCATTTCAGGAGGCATAATGTGATGAGATCATGTGCCGTAACGGAATATTCAACCAGTGAGGCTTACTGCTTGGTTCCGATAAAAACCAGGCTGCTGGTCCTGGAACTGTTAAGGGCTGCACTGTACAGCCGATGTGTGGCTGCATCGTAAAAGGCCACTCCGGCGACCGTCTCGGTGTCATAGGGACAGGCGCCACCACCGAATGTCACGGTGTGATGAAAGACCTTGCCCATTGTACGAGGAGACAATGTTCCAGCAAAGGTGCATCCATCTGATAAGTGACCCGAAACCGTACCGGCTGACTCTACGGTAACCGAGACCGTATGGTGGTCAGCCCGGAGTCCAGCATAGTTCCCGACCACTAGATTCAGTTTGGGAGCCGACTCAGACTCCGCATCGTACGCAGTCGTAAAATTCTCTGTGTCGCCATTGAAGTAAGTGATTGTTCCACGAAAACTCTTTGCCAGCACATAGGTGCCATTCATCGTCGCAGTGCGAATGCCCGCACCTTCAAAATTGAAATCCCTAGTGTTCGAGGAACCGAAGGAGCCGGAGTGAGAGGTTCCAGTGCCCTGAACCAGTTCAGCCAGGATGGTGGATTGGTCCCTTGCCGTATAGAAGACCCAATATGAACCATCATCGAGGACCAGTCCGCGGACCATACGTCTGGTGTGAGTCGTGCCAGTCCATCGTCCTTCCGCTGATGAGCCCGTGGGCTGCGGCATCGAAGACGGGTGACTTTCGCCATACTCGCCTCCGCCCCCACAGGCGACAGACACGAACCCGCTATCGAAGCAGTTGGTCAAACTGCCACAAGCAATGAGTCCAGTCACCAAACACAGTGCCAGAAGGCATCTCATCGTGTTAGGCCAAGTCGTGCGCATGGTTGAGGCCTTGTTCCGAGAGCAAAGAGTGTGCAGCTTTTTCAGTATAACAAGAGGGTACTCCCCCTCCATTGGGGTAAAGAAACCGGTCAACGCGGTGCGAGACGATGTCGGTATGGCCGCCTTGAAAGAGGCTTGATTGACCATTGATTCAGGTTCGGTGGTGGCGTTTTTAGAAGGGTGAAAGAGGGCGGTTTTAGGAGGTTGCAGGATATGGCTTTAGCCCGTAGTTGTCTTACATCTCTTCTATTCCTTTCCCGATGTTCTTTGACCCGTCGATCACCGCGCTCAGACTCTTTTCTGATGACCGGAATCAGGCACAGCTCGGTGAACGGTGACAGGCACCTCGATTATGTATCTGTGCAGGTGAGCTGATGAAACAGACGGTCAAACGGATCACCACAATTACAGTGGATTTGGGTGAGCTCAAAGCACCCTGGCAGGCCTGGTGTCAGGTCCATGGCGTCACGCCGAGCCATGCGTTGCGGAATGCGCTACGGCAGGCAATGGATCGGAGAGCAAAGTGGACTCCTGCGCCTCGCCTGGGGATGAGGCCCAAGCGGGAACGAGCCACCGCTCGCATGGAACTGAACCTGACGACCTCAGAGCTTGCCGCGCTGAAACGGATGGCCGAGCACGAAGGCTACGTGCCGACGAAATGGGTGGTGGCGATGGTACGCGCTAAGTTAACGGGGCAGCCGCAGGTCGGCCAGCCAGAATTGGAAACATTGGCCCGGTCGAATCAACAACTCCTCGCCTTGGGAAGAAATCTGAACCAGATTGCGAAAGTCCTGAATACTACGCCTGAAAATAAAACAGCCTTTCGGGGTGAAATCGTCACCGAACTTTCTCGAGTGATCCAGGCCCATGCGAAGAAGGTGTCGGATGTCTTACGCGGGACCGTGGAGCGATGGCACATTCAATGATCCCTCCAACTAACGAGATCGACGAGAAGCTCGATGAGTGGGGAAGTCGGCTCTTCAATGTCTCAACGGAGTCCCTACCGCGGCCTCATAGAAGTAAGCGCAATGCTCTTGGCTCTCTCACACCCGTAAGGACCGGCGGGCCGCTCAGCACGCCGCAGGCACGCGCGACCTATGTGAGGCAGAAACTGCAGGCCATGGTTCGCCGTGCCCCACAAGTGGTGGTAAAACTCGTCAAGGCACCGAAGGGTATGAAGGGTATCTCAAACAACCTCACGTACATTTCGCGTGATGGTCAACTCCAGATCGAGGATCAAGACGGCCAGGTAATTCTCGGGAAGGACGCCGTAGCCGATCTGAAAGCCGAATGGCGCGATGGCGGGATACCGATCGCGATGAATTCCACTATGCGCGATGCCTTTCATCTCGTCCTCTCCATGCCGACACGGACCGATCCGTTGTCGGTGCAACGGGCGGCCCGCGACTTCGCGAAGCGGGAGTTCTCAGGGTTTCAATACGCCATGGTACTCCATACGTTTGAGACCGACCCAGATCCGACCCCATCTCCGCACCCGCACGTCCACTTGACGGTCAAAGCTGCGGGCCTCAATGGAGTCCGCTTGAATCCGCGAAAGGCTGATTTGCAACGATGGCGGGAGGGGTTTGCGGAGGCTTTACGCGACCATGGGATTGAAGCCACGACCACAAGCCGTATTCATCGCACCGCGCATGAAAGGTGGACAGTGCGCCATTTGTATGATGGACCTACGAGAGAGAGCGTGCTGGAGCGGATGAAACGCGCCACGCGTCGAAATGGACAAGCTCAGGAAGTTATGCGGAATTATGAGCAAGTGATGAGAGCTTTAGCTCGGTCAGAGCGTGGAGAGGATCGGCAACTGGCTGCAGATTTGGTCCGCTACTTGAGTGAGCGGTTGCGGGGTGTCTCGAAGGATCGTTCGCCAGAGCGAGACCGGTCATCATAAGGTGCTGGGGACTCCAGCACTACATCCATGCCTCGTGTACCTTAACATTCCGAAAGCGGACTGCTATCTGGATCGTTCTCGAGCTCAACGTCATATAAACAAAAGCCGGTCATCTCGCCTTCGCCCGCTGCTCAGCTGGAATCTGAAGGGCTAGCCTCTCCAATACCTGTCTTGCAAGAAGACAGCTTATTCTCCTTGTGAACTTTCTATCAAATGGGCGAGGCAACATATCCCACATACACCGGAGGCGGTGAAAAAGCGGAGATTCTGGATGCGTCTTCTAGATAAACTCTGGTAATTAAACAGAAGGTGACTTCGTTTGGGAGTGGAAGTATTCTGATGACCAATATCAATTTTGTTCGATTGGTAGAAAACATAAGCGAAGGATAAGTGGAGGGGCATACATATGAGGACGCTCATTGCAAAGCTCACCGGGCACGACAGCTCCGCCCCCAGATGCTTTCTTGACGATCTCGATCAAAATGATTTTTGGGCAAGACACAAGATCGGAGTAAGCCAACTAAATGAAATCCTTCTTGCTTTCGCATATGAGACTGTGACGAGCGATTTCTTTGATCGATTCTTTTCTGCAGGGGCTGCTGCAAAGGGAGTGACGCGGGAAGAGTTTGAGCTTGGCATTGAAAGTTTTCAAAAAGTGGCATTACTTAAATACGGAAATATCAAGTTTGGCTTCAAAGCCTTGTGCCAGATGAGAACAAGCGAGCTTGAACAAGAGTTGAAAGACCTGAGTCCAATTGATGAAACCCTTTTCAATCAACGGCCACAGCCGTTGCGTTCAGTAGCCTCGATTGATCCGAA
Coding sequences within:
- a CDS encoding helix-turn-helix domain-containing protein, whose amino-acid sequence is MNHLLTMDEAAKYLGISKLTLYGWVSTRKLGYVKIGRLVKFKQTQLDAWIDQHTITPRRESHGTNQAAR
- a CDS encoding helix-turn-helix domain-containing protein; amino-acid sequence: MTTLTREPIVPTAEDAALAKKALQALASHPDPFIDLHFQIIQKRKTPERLLLPPSAVQLLFTILDEMSAGNAVTLIPVHAELTTQEAADVLNVSRPFLVHLLDEQKIPYRKVGTHRRILFADLMRYKHQIDADRRGVLDQLTQDSQALKMGY
- a CDS encoding plasmid mobilization relaxosome protein MobC — its product is MKQTVKRITTITVDLGELKAPWQAWCQVHGVTPSHALRNALRQAMDRRAKWTPAPRLGMRPKRERATARMELNLTTSELAALKRMAEHEGYVPTKWVVAMVRAKLTGQPQVGQPELETLARSNQQLLALGRNLNQIAKVLNTTPENKTAFRGEIVTELSRVIQAHAKKVSDVLRGTVERWHIQ
- a CDS encoding sigma-54-dependent Fis family transcriptional regulator; the protein is MQPATILVADDDAVARELLAEALRKEGHHVEAFSSGEAVIARGRQGLVDLVLTDIRMGAVDGLTVLREFKRTNPNTVVVVLTAFGSLEGAIEAIRQGAYDYLAKPFKKEDITLVVKRGLDHCRLLRENARFRQELKSKEEWSSLVGSSPAMLEVYTLVARVANGKSTVLLQGESGTGKELIARAIHTNGPRRDKPFIPVNCGALPDTLLESEMFGYEKGAFTGAVGTKIGLFESANEGTLFLDEIGELGQGLQVKLLRVMQDQEVRRVGGTTSTRVDVRIIAATNRDLEQLVKEGKFRNDLFYRLEVVPITLPSLVERREDIPMLVHHFLQKCSAGMEHAVCGVLPETMALLIDYRWPGNVRELENVIERAVSLSHGPVLTPEDLPKGIRQGALTESKTRLPTSSHDEASLTLEEVEKRHLIRVLKETNKNKVKAAKVLGIDRRTLYRMAERFGLDLGEEAEGTEEKEPT
- a CDS encoding relaxase/mobilization nuclease domain-containing protein — its product is MIPPTNEIDEKLDEWGSRLFNVSTESLPRPHRSKRNALGSLTPVRTGGPLSTPQARATYVRQKLQAMVRRAPQVVVKLVKAPKGMKGISNNLTYISRDGQLQIEDQDGQVILGKDAVADLKAEWRDGGIPIAMNSTMRDAFHLVLSMPTRTDPLSVQRAARDFAKREFSGFQYAMVLHTFETDPDPTPSPHPHVHLTVKAAGLNGVRLNPRKADLQRWREGFAEALRDHGIEATTTSRIHRTAHERWTVRHLYDGPTRESVLERMKRATRRNGQAQEVMRNYEQVMRALARSERGEDRQLAADLVRYLSERLRGVSKDRSPERDRSS
- a CDS encoding Lrp/AsnC ligand binding domain-containing protein; its protein translation is MSDRAYVLINVQPGQTSAVVNALKDIKEIKTIDPCWGKPDIIAIVDIPDQDALTQLVLSRIHRIDGVTQTDTHLVYRLKEARTK
- a CDS encoding PIN domain-containing protein; its protein translation is MATFTALYDACVLYPAPLRDLLLELAVTDLFRAKWSSQIHDEWMRAVLEHRSDLTVAQLRRTRDLMDEHARDCLVVDFEELIPSLTLPDSNDRHVLAAAIRGRADVIVTYNLTDFPDKELQKYGITPQHPDEFLLHLFNLAPSIVCAAARTHRARLKNPPKTTVEYIETLERQFLTQFVAALRPYAVRL
- a CDS encoding tyrosine-type recombinase/integrase, which produces MGLTKRRDSYYVEFRVIESEDGKSWSLASGVPGAKKKRWKVGCLNKTAAREMEAAIKTRLLLGREKTEQAKPILFKEWATAYLELESVKTLRSYQDRLEIMERQLIPYFGGKVLTEIRPHDVEAFRAQRTKKDGTKPTVQTVNNDHVVLKHCLNVAIRRGLLQVNSASRVPLPDPQNTRDRVLTEEEWSKLYGVAKGHLKPILLLAYQLGQRFGEIIGLTWDRVDLKRGFIKLRSQDTKTKKPRQVPMTPDVRVALQRLSKIRSLSTRHVFTFRGKPIQRISRSFRTTLKAAGITDFRFHDLRHCASTNLRRAGVDTATAMKIVGHKSEKMWKRYNAIEERDLVQAALKVQKYLQENTPGTLDPKTESL